One genomic segment of Ancylobacter sp. IITR112 includes these proteins:
- the ftsH gene encoding ATP-dependent zinc metalloprotease FtsH yields MNANIRNFALWVIIVLLLLALFSLFQNPAQRQATNDVSFSQLLNDVDQGRVRDVVIQGPEITGTFTDGRTFQTYAPNDPTLVQRLYGKGVSITAKPLTDNVPWFVSLLISWLPFIALIGVWIFLSRQMQGGAGGKAMGFGKSRAKLLTEAHGRVTFEDVAGIDEAKSDLTEIVDFLRDPQKFQRLGGRIPRGVLLVGPPGTGKTLLARAIAGEANVPFFTISGSDFVEMFVGVGASRVRDMFEQAKKNAPCIIFIDEIDAVGRHRGAGLGGGNDEREQTLNQLLVEMDGFEANEGIILIAATNRPDVLDPALLRPGRFDRQVVVPNPDVVGREQILKVHARKVPVAPDVNLKVIARGTPGFSGADLANLCNEAALMAARRNKRMVTMSDFEDAKDKVMMGAERRSLVMTEDEKLLTAYHEGGHAIVALKVPATDPVHKATIIPRGRALGMVMQLPERDKLSMSYEQMTSRLAIMMGGRVAEELIFGHDKVTSGAASDIEQATRLARMMVTRWGFSDKLGQVAYGENNDEVFLGMSMQRQQNVSEATAQTIDSEVRRLVDEGYAEATRILTENKDQLETLARGLLEYETLSGDEIIGLLDGNAPVRDTTIEPANTRGSVVPSAGKNRPPRPDAGMEPQPQA; encoded by the coding sequence ATGAACGCCAATATCAGGAATTTCGCCCTCTGGGTGATCATCGTTCTTCTTCTTCTGGCGTTGTTTTCGCTGTTCCAGAATCCGGCGCAGCGTCAGGCGACGAACGATGTCAGCTTCTCGCAGCTGTTGAACGATGTCGATCAGGGCCGCGTGCGCGACGTGGTGATCCAGGGTCCGGAGATCACCGGCACCTTCACCGATGGCCGCACCTTCCAGACCTATGCGCCCAACGATCCCACGCTGGTGCAGCGTCTCTACGGCAAGGGCGTGTCGATCACCGCCAAGCCGCTGACCGACAATGTGCCGTGGTTCGTCAGCCTGCTGATCTCGTGGCTGCCCTTCATCGCGCTGATCGGCGTGTGGATTTTCCTCTCTCGCCAGATGCAGGGCGGAGCCGGTGGCAAGGCCATGGGCTTCGGCAAGAGCCGCGCCAAGCTGCTGACCGAGGCGCATGGCCGCGTGACCTTCGAGGACGTGGCCGGCATTGACGAGGCCAAGAGCGATCTCACCGAGATTGTCGACTTTCTGCGCGACCCGCAGAAGTTCCAGCGCCTCGGCGGCCGCATTCCGCGGGGCGTGCTGCTGGTCGGCCCTCCCGGCACCGGTAAGACGCTGCTCGCCCGCGCCATCGCCGGCGAGGCGAATGTGCCGTTCTTCACCATTTCCGGTTCAGACTTCGTCGAGATGTTCGTCGGCGTCGGCGCCAGCCGTGTGCGCGACATGTTCGAACAGGCGAAGAAGAACGCGCCCTGCATCATCTTCATCGACGAAATCGACGCGGTCGGCCGCCATCGCGGCGCCGGCCTCGGCGGTGGCAATGATGAACGCGAGCAGACGCTGAACCAGCTTCTGGTCGAGATGGACGGGTTTGAGGCCAATGAGGGCATCATCCTCATCGCCGCCACCAACCGCCCCGACGTGCTCGATCCCGCTCTGCTGCGTCCCGGCCGCTTCGACCGTCAGGTTGTGGTGCCAAACCCGGACGTGGTCGGCCGCGAGCAGATTCTCAAGGTTCATGCCCGCAAGGTGCCGGTGGCGCCGGACGTGAACCTGAAGGTCATTGCCCGCGGCACGCCCGGCTTCTCCGGTGCGGATCTTGCCAACCTCTGCAACGAAGCCGCCCTCATGGCCGCGCGCCGCAACAAGCGCATGGTGACGATGAGCGACTTCGAGGACGCCAAGGACAAGGTGATGATGGGGGCGGAGCGCCGCTCGCTCGTCATGACCGAGGACGAGAAGCTGCTCACCGCCTATCACGAGGGCGGCCACGCCATCGTTGCGCTGAAAGTGCCGGCGACCGATCCCGTGCACAAGGCGACGATCATCCCGCGTGGCCGCGCGCTCGGCATGGTGATGCAACTGCCTGAGCGCGACAAGCTCTCCATGTCCTATGAGCAGATGACCTCGCGCCTCGCCATCATGATGGGCGGACGTGTCGCCGAGGAATTGATCTTCGGCCATGACAAGGTGACCTCCGGCGCCGCCTCCGACATCGAGCAGGCCACCCGTCTCGCCCGCATGATGGTCACGCGCTGGGGCTTCTCGGACAAGCTCGGTCAGGTCGCCTATGGCGAGAACAATGACGAGGTGTTCCTCGGCATGTCGATGCAGCGCCAGCAGAATGTCTCGGAGGCAACGGCGCAGACGATCGACAGCGAAGTCCGCCGCCTGGTCGACGAGGGCTATGCCGAGGCGACTCGCATCCTGACCGAGAACAAGGACCAGTTGGAGACGCTGGCCCGCGGTCTGCTGGAATATGAGACGCTGTCCGGCGACGAGATCATCGGCCTGCTCGATGGCAACGCGCCGGTGCGCGACACCACGATCGAGCCCGCCAATACGCGCGGTTCCGTGGTGCCGAGCGCCGGCAAGAATCGGCCGCCGCGACCGGATGCCGGGATGGAGCCGCAGCCGCAGGCCTGA
- the tilS gene encoding tRNA lysidine(34) synthetase TilS produces MSRSAPAADAASGPGTPCPSGDALAGLFAAFNAHARVLLAVSGGPDSTALMLLAQRWQTAFHPATRLHVATVDHGLRAEARDEAQAVGALAERLGLPHAILDLPVPLPGTGLQEAARHARYEALAAHARVIGADALATGHTLDDQAETVLFRLLRGSGLGGLAGIPAARPLGSLTLLRPLLGWPKAELVALCRAANIDFCEDPSNSNPRFARARLRALLPVLAAEGGDAATFGRLAQRLARAEAALEAATDAAAARLGPVEAGTGAVSFPRPGLAALPEEIALRLMDRALAAFATGPVELGKLEALMGWIAALPPAGHGARTLAGALVRVNRQRVTVTRAPARRAAGSAH; encoded by the coding sequence GTGAGCAGAAGCGCGCCGGCTGCTGACGCCGCGTCCGGGCCGGGCACGCCCTGCCCGAGCGGGGACGCACTGGCCGGGCTGTTCGCCGCTTTCAATGCTCATGCCCGCGTGCTGCTGGCCGTTTCCGGCGGGCCGGATTCGACCGCACTGATGCTGCTGGCCCAGCGCTGGCAGACTGCGTTCCACCCCGCCACCCGGCTGCATGTCGCCACGGTCGACCATGGGCTGCGGGCCGAAGCGCGGGACGAGGCGCAGGCGGTGGGGGCGCTGGCAGAGCGCCTCGGCCTCCCCCACGCCATTCTCGACCTGCCCGTGCCGCTGCCCGGCACAGGGCTGCAGGAAGCGGCACGTCATGCGCGCTATGAGGCGCTGGCGGCGCATGCGCGGGTGATTGGCGCCGATGCTCTGGCCACCGGCCATACGTTGGACGACCAGGCCGAGACGGTGCTGTTCCGCCTGCTGCGCGGTTCCGGCCTTGGCGGACTTGCCGGCATTCCCGCCGCCCGCCCGCTGGGGTCGCTCACGCTGCTGCGCCCGCTGCTTGGCTGGCCGAAGGCGGAGTTGGTCGCGCTTTGCCGAGCCGCGAACATTGATTTCTGCGAAGACCCGTCGAACAGCAATCCACGCTTCGCCCGCGCCCGGCTGCGGGCGCTGCTTCCGGTGCTGGCGGCGGAGGGGGGCGATGCGGCAACCTTCGGGCGCCTCGCCCAGCGCCTGGCACGGGCGGAGGCCGCACTTGAAGCGGCGACGGACGCGGCCGCCGCCAGGCTCGGCCCGGTGGAGGCTGGGACAGGCGCCGTTTCCTTTCCCCGGCCAGGGCTTGCCGCGCTGCCCGAGGAGATCGCCCTGCGTCTCATGGACCGGGCACTGGCAGCCTTCGCTACCGGCCCGGTGGAACTCGGCAAGCTGGAAGCGCTGATGGGCTGGATTGCCGCTCTTCCCCCGGCGGGCCACGGCGCCCGCACCCTCGCGGGAGCGCTGGTGCGGGTCAACCGGCAGAGGGTCACGGTGACGCGGGCGCCCGCCCGCCGCGCCGCCGGTTCCGCCCATTGA
- the ybgF gene encoding tol-pal system protein YbgF — translation MMTVRSLRPAALLLVATLAASSFPHEAARAQADNNFFGNLFKPPGQVRGGNQPAEAVEEADSLVTRIDRLENQLRQMTGQIEQLQYQNQQLEQQVRMLQGGAAAAPGAASSAAPGRRADVFDPSSQAGAPGAPRPLGTTAPSGPSGAPMDLGTLSGSAAGGGAAPAGTTPRELFDSGFGALQRQDYAGAGQTFEQFVRLYPTDRATPDAYYWLGESQYLRKSYKEAAQNFLKVSTDYPNAVKAPDALLRLGQSLAAIGEKDAACATLNAVGNKYPRASATVKQGVEREQKRAGC, via the coding sequence ATGATGACCGTCCGCTCGCTCCGCCCCGCCGCTCTTCTCCTCGTTGCCACCCTCGCCGCCTCGTCGTTTCCCCACGAGGCGGCGCGGGCGCAAGCGGACAACAATTTCTTCGGCAATCTCTTCAAGCCGCCGGGACAGGTGCGCGGCGGCAACCAGCCCGCCGAGGCGGTGGAGGAGGCCGACAGCCTCGTTACCCGCATCGACCGGCTGGAGAATCAGCTCCGCCAGATGACCGGGCAGATCGAGCAGTTGCAGTACCAGAACCAGCAGCTCGAACAGCAGGTGCGTATGCTGCAGGGGGGCGCCGCTGCCGCTCCGGGCGCCGCGTCCTCGGCGGCCCCTGGCCGGCGTGCGGATGTGTTCGATCCCTCCTCCCAGGCCGGTGCGCCGGGCGCGCCGCGTCCGCTCGGCACCACGGCGCCGTCCGGCCCCTCCGGCGCGCCGATGGATCTCGGCACGCTGTCGGGTTCGGCGGCAGGTGGTGGCGCCGCGCCGGCCGGCACCACGCCGCGCGAACTGTTCGATTCCGGCTTCGGCGCGCTGCAGCGGCAGGATTATGCCGGGGCGGGGCAGACCTTCGAGCAGTTCGTCCGGCTCTATCCCACTGACCGCGCGACGCCGGACGCCTATTACTGGCTGGGCGAAAGCCAGTATCTGCGCAAATCCTACAAGGAGGCGGCGCAGAATTTCCTCAAGGTCTCGACCGACTATCCCAATGCGGTGAAGGCGCCCGACGCCCTGCTGCGGCTCGGCCAGTCGCTCGCCGCAATCGGCGAGAAGGATGCCGCCTGCGCGACGCTGAACGCGGTCGGCAACAAGTATCCGCGCGCCTCCGCCACCGTGAAGCAGGGGGTGGAGCGTGAGCAGAAGCGCGCCGGCTGCTGA
- the pal gene encoding peptidoglycan-associated lipoprotein Pal — translation MIRMLRHLGGARVAFIVGFAMLAAACAKNPMDGAGAALGSAPPGSPQEFIVSVGDRVFFESDQTSLTPQAQATLDKQAQWLNHYAKYTFTIEGHADERGTREYNIALGARRAQSVRDYLVQRGVAANRMRTISYGKERPVAVCNDISCWSQNRRAVTVLNAAGS, via the coding sequence ATGATCCGTATGTTGCGCCATCTGGGCGGCGCGCGCGTCGCCTTCATCGTCGGTTTCGCGATGCTCGCGGCCGCCTGTGCCAAGAACCCGATGGACGGCGCCGGTGCGGCGCTCGGCTCGGCCCCTCCCGGCAGCCCGCAGGAGTTCATCGTCTCCGTTGGCGACCGCGTGTTCTTCGAGAGTGACCAGACGAGCCTGACCCCGCAGGCGCAGGCGACCCTCGACAAGCAGGCGCAGTGGCTGAACCACTATGCCAAGTACACTTTCACCATCGAAGGCCATGCCGACGAACGCGGTACACGCGAATACAACATCGCGCTCGGCGCCCGCCGTGCCCAGAGCGTGCGCGACTACCTCGTGCAGCGCGGCGTGGCGGCGAACCGCATGCGCACCATCTCCTATGGCAAGGAGCGCCCGGTCGCGGTGTGCAACGACATCTCCTGCTGGTCGCAGAACCGCCGCGCTGTGACGGTGCTGAACGCCGCCGGCAGCTAA
- the tolB gene encoding Tol-Pal system beta propeller repeat protein TolB produces the protein MAALGGAGLGGAVLAPGLAQAAVRLDITSGTVQPLPIAITDFVGGGSPQDIEAGKGVTQIISADLRRSGLFAPIDPAAFVEKITNPDASPRFQDWRVINAQALVTGRITRQPDGRVKAEFRLWDVFAGQQLIGQQYFTQPENWRRVAHIIADAIYERLTGEKGYFDTRIVFVDESGPKEKRIKRLAIMDQDGANVTYLTRGDDLVLTPRFSPTSQEITYMSYGRGEPRVYLLNIENGQREVVGNFPNMSFSPRFAPDGQRVILSLQQGADSNIFVMDLRSKATTRLTDTAAIDTAPCYSPDGSQICFESDRGGGSQIYIMNPDGSNQHRISFGDGRYSTPVWSPRGDVIAFTKQAQGRFAIGLMRPDGSGERILTEGYHNEGPTFAPNGRVIMFFRDAGGSGGPQLYTVDITGYNEQRVPTPSYASDPAWSPLRS, from the coding sequence ATGGCGGCCCTCGGCGGCGCCGGGCTTGGCGGGGCGGTGCTCGCGCCTGGCCTCGCGCAGGCGGCGGTGCGCCTCGACATCACCTCCGGCACGGTGCAGCCGCTTCCCATCGCCATCACCGATTTCGTCGGCGGCGGCAGCCCGCAGGACATCGAGGCGGGCAAGGGGGTGACGCAGATCATCTCCGCCGATCTGCGCCGCTCCGGCCTGTTTGCGCCGATCGACCCGGCCGCCTTCGTCGAGAAGATCACCAACCCGGATGCGTCGCCGCGCTTCCAGGACTGGCGGGTCATCAACGCGCAGGCGCTCGTCACCGGCCGCATCACCCGCCAGCCCGACGGGCGCGTGAAGGCGGAGTTCCGCCTGTGGGACGTGTTCGCCGGCCAGCAACTGATCGGCCAGCAATATTTCACCCAGCCGGAGAACTGGCGCCGCGTCGCCCATATCATCGCCGATGCGATCTATGAGCGCCTGACCGGCGAGAAGGGCTATTTCGACACCCGCATCGTCTTCGTCGATGAAAGCGGGCCGAAGGAGAAGCGCATCAAGCGCCTGGCCATCATGGACCAGGATGGCGCCAATGTGACCTATCTCACGCGCGGCGACGACCTCGTGCTGACACCCCGCTTCTCGCCGACCAGCCAGGAAATCACCTATATGAGCTATGGCCGCGGCGAGCCGCGCGTCTACCTGCTCAACATCGAGAACGGCCAGCGCGAAGTCGTCGGCAACTTCCCCAATATGAGCTTTTCGCCGCGCTTCGCGCCGGACGGGCAGCGGGTGATCCTGAGCCTGCAGCAGGGAGCGGATTCCAACATCTTCGTGATGGACCTGCGCTCCAAGGCGACGACGCGGCTGACCGACACCGCCGCCATCGACACCGCCCCGTGCTATTCGCCGGACGGCTCGCAAATCTGCTTCGAGAGCGACCGCGGCGGCGGCTCGCAAATCTACATCATGAATCCGGACGGTTCGAATCAGCACCGCATCTCGTTCGGCGACGGGCGCTATTCCACCCCCGTCTGGTCGCCGCGCGGCGATGTGATCGCCTTCACCAAGCAGGCGCAGGGGCGTTTCGCCATCGGCCTGATGCGGCCGGACGGTTCGGGCGAGCGCATCCTGACCGAGGGCTATCACAATGAAGGGCCGACCTTCGCCCCGAATGGCCGGGTTATCATGTTCTTCCGCGACGCCGGGGGCAGCGGCGGGCCGCAGCTCTATACGGTCGACATCACCGGCTATAATGAGCAGCGCGTGCCGACACCCAGCTATGCGTCCGATCCGGCATGGTCGCCCTTGCGCTCCTGA
- a CDS encoding cell envelope biogenesis protein TolA, whose product MKAGFLSSTVIHVGIIGFMAVSFASPSPYEVTPAESMPIDIISDAEMSKMMAGKKDGPKEAPKPVVEKKSDTPKQAENLDSKVSEKPEVKAANEPSAPPPPPPPPPQAKPAEPKPPAAQAESKPAPPPPQDAEALAAKPPEPPKDQPKPQEQAQATPPPPKPPQKPKNIPPKVAQEPAPERDFNPNQIAALLNKQDPRRMAALGETINNSASLGASTGTATSLSQTEIDALRAYIARFWRLPAGAVDAAQVTVVFKIVLSPDRRLVGAPQLVEVQGAGNPYAPVVRETAQRALYEIANQPNPFPMLRADRYDTWKELELGFNPAMLH is encoded by the coding sequence ATGAAGGCGGGCTTCCTCTCCTCGACGGTCATTCACGTCGGCATTATCGGCTTCATGGCGGTCTCCTTCGCGTCACCCTCGCCCTATGAGGTGACGCCGGCCGAATCCATGCCGATCGACATCATTTCCGACGCCGAAATGTCGAAAATGATGGCCGGCAAGAAGGACGGGCCGAAAGAGGCGCCCAAGCCCGTCGTCGAGAAGAAGTCCGATACGCCCAAGCAGGCGGAAAATCTCGATTCCAAGGTATCGGAAAAGCCCGAAGTGAAGGCCGCCAACGAGCCTTCCGCCCCGCCGCCGCCGCCCCCTCCGCCGCCGCAGGCGAAACCCGCCGAGCCCAAGCCCCCGGCCGCGCAGGCGGAATCAAAGCCCGCGCCGCCGCCCCCGCAGGATGCGGAAGCGCTCGCCGCCAAGCCGCCCGAGCCGCCGAAGGACCAGCCCAAGCCGCAGGAGCAGGCGCAGGCGACCCCGCCGCCGCCCAAGCCGCCGCAGAAGCCGAAGAACATTCCGCCCAAGGTCGCGCAGGAACCCGCCCCCGAGCGCGACTTCAACCCGAACCAGATCGCCGCCCTGCTGAACAAGCAGGATCCGCGGCGCATGGCGGCGCTCGGCGAGACGATCAACAACTCCGCCTCGCTCGGCGCCTCCACCGGCACGGCGACCTCGCTGTCGCAGACCGAGATCGACGCGCTGCGCGCCTATATTGCGCGCTTCTGGCGGTTGCCGGCCGGCGCCGTGGACGCGGCGCAGGTGACGGTGGTGTTCAAGATCGTGCTGAGCCCTGACCGCCGGCTTGTCGGTGCCCCGCAACTCGTCGAGGTGCAGGGGGCGGGCAATCCCTATGCGCCGGTGGTGCGGGAGACAGCCCAGCGCGCGCTTTACGAGATCGCCAACCAGCCCAATCCGTTCCCGATGCTGCGTGCCGACCGTTACGACACGTGGAAGGAACTTGAGCTGGGGTTCAACCCGGCCATGCTTCATTGA
- the tolR gene encoding protein TolR, with the protein MGMSAGGAGGGWHSRRSRRRGGGAVMSEINVTPMVDVMLVLLIIFMVAAPMLTMGVPLDLPQTEAKAVPQENEPLVINITKDGKIFLQETEIPVDELVPKLQAIGKAGYEERIFVRADKSLDYGSVMRVMGRLSGAGFKRVALVSEVEQGG; encoded by the coding sequence ATGGGCATGTCCGCAGGAGGAGCGGGGGGCGGCTGGCACTCGCGGCGTTCGCGCCGGCGGGGCGGCGGTGCCGTCATGTCCGAAATCAACGTCACGCCGATGGTCGACGTGATGCTGGTTCTGCTCATCATTTTCATGGTCGCCGCGCCCATGCTCACCATGGGCGTGCCGCTCGACCTGCCGCAGACCGAAGCCAAGGCGGTGCCGCAGGAGAACGAGCCCCTGGTGATCAACATCACCAAGGACGGCAAGATCTTCCTGCAGGAAACCGAAATCCCGGTTGATGAGCTGGTGCCCAAGCTGCAGGCAATCGGCAAGGCCGGCTATGAGGAACGCATCTTCGTGCGCGCCGACAAGAGCCTCGACTATGGCTCGGTGATGCGGGTGATGGGCCGCCTGTCCGGCGCCGGTTTCAAGCGCGTCGCGCTCGTCTCCGAAGTCGAGCAGGGAGGCTGA
- the tolQ gene encoding protein TolQ: MAAPAGAGMGSADLSLIGLFLQAHFIVKLVMAGLVLASVWVWAIIIDKTILFGRMKRQMDRFETTFWSGQSLEELYRSLSSRPNHAMAAIFVAAMREWKRSYEGGARSLSGLTQRLDKVMNVTIAREVERLESRLLVLATVGSAGPFIGLFGTVWGIMTSFQSIAASKNTSLAVVAPGIAEALFATAIGLIAAIPATIFYNKFISQVNRQAARLEGFADEFSAILSRQIDERG; this comes from the coding sequence ATGGCCGCGCCCGCCGGCGCCGGCATGGGCAGCGCCGACCTGTCGCTGATCGGCCTGTTTCTTCAGGCACACTTCATTGTGAAGCTGGTGATGGCCGGCCTCGTGCTCGCCTCGGTGTGGGTGTGGGCGATCATCATCGACAAGACTATCCTGTTCGGCCGCATGAAGCGGCAGATGGACCGGTTCGAGACCACCTTCTGGTCCGGCCAGAGCCTTGAGGAGCTCTATCGCTCCCTCTCGTCTCGGCCCAATCACGCCATGGCGGCGATCTTCGTCGCGGCGATGCGCGAGTGGAAGCGCTCCTATGAAGGCGGCGCGCGCTCGCTTTCCGGCCTCACCCAGCGGCTGGACAAGGTGATGAACGTCACCATCGCCCGCGAAGTGGAGCGGCTGGAGAGCCGGCTGCTGGTGCTGGCCACCGTCGGCTCGGCCGGCCCGTTCATCGGCCTGTTCGGCACGGTGTGGGGCATCATGACCTCGTTCCAGTCGATCGCGGCGTCGAAGAATACCAGCCTCGCCGTGGTGGCGCCGGGCATCGCAGAAGCCCTGTTCGCGACGGCAATCGGCCTCATCGCCGCCATTCCCGCGACGATTTTCTATAACAAGTTCATCTCGCAGGTGAACCGGCAGGCGGCACGGCTGGAGGGCTTCGCGGACGAGTTCTCCGCCATTCTGTCGCGCCAGATCGACGAGCGGGGCTGA
- the ybgC gene encoding tol-pal system-associated acyl-CoA thioesterase, whose product MNERPDPLSPENLKADPFLHLAGKLVPGGHVLPVRVYYEDTDFSGIVYHANYLKFMERARSDHLRLIGVVQGELFGEALAEAPGFAFVVRSMELQFVRPARIDDVLEVHTSPVEVAGASITLAQKVKRGEELLVEGKVKVAFVAQGRARRIPDALRAAMKLALEQAPQP is encoded by the coding sequence ATGAACGAGCGTCCCGATCCCCTCTCGCCCGAAAACCTGAAGGCCGACCCCTTCCTGCATCTGGCAGGGAAGCTGGTGCCGGGCGGGCATGTGCTCCCCGTTCGGGTCTATTATGAGGACACGGATTTCTCCGGCATCGTCTATCACGCCAACTATCTGAAATTCATGGAGCGCGCCCGTTCCGACCATCTGCGGCTCATCGGCGTGGTGCAGGGCGAATTGTTCGGCGAGGCGCTGGCCGAGGCGCCGGGCTTTGCCTTTGTCGTCCGCTCCATGGAACTGCAATTCGTTCGCCCCGCGCGTATCGACGACGTGCTGGAGGTCCACACCAGCCCGGTGGAGGTCGCCGGCGCCTCCATCACTCTCGCCCAGAAAGTGAAGCGCGGCGAGGAACTCCTGGTCGAGGGTAAGGTGAAAGTGGCCTTCGTCGCGCAGGGCCGCGCCCGCCGCATTCCCGACGCGCTGCGCGCAGCGATGAAACTGGCGCTGGAGCAGGCACCGCAGCCCTGA
- a CDS encoding DUF2852 domain-containing protein, producing the protein MELAQKLDSYGKPAWIALTVLGFMAWWPLGLAVLAFTIGSGRMFCGGKRGFGRWQEEGAEAVRNFGSRFGGGFPSSGNRAFDEYRQETLRRLEEEQKDFRSFLDRLRQAKDKAEFDQFMADRRNRPAAPTAPVGEGQG; encoded by the coding sequence ATGGAGCTCGCACAGAAGCTCGACAGTTACGGCAAGCCGGCCTGGATCGCGCTCACGGTACTGGGCTTCATGGCCTGGTGGCCTCTGGGTCTTGCGGTCCTGGCCTTCACGATAGGGAGTGGACGGATGTTTTGTGGTGGCAAGCGCGGCTTCGGCCGCTGGCAGGAAGAAGGCGCGGAAGCTGTCCGCAATTTCGGCAGCCGCTTCGGCGGCGGGTTCCCCTCCAGCGGCAACCGCGCTTTCGACGAATACCGCCAGGAGACGCTGCGCCGGCTGGAAGAGGAACAGAAGGATTTCCGTTCCTTCCTCGACCGCCTGCGCCAGGCCAAGGACAAGGCGGAGTTCGACCAGTTCATGGCCGACCGCCGCAACCGCCCGGCCGCCCCGACCGCTCCGGTGGGCGAAGGCCAGGGCTGA
- a CDS encoding TetR/AcrR family transcriptional regulator has product MSWSRNGGESRGYHHGNLREALMKAALELIAEKGTAGATFAEAARRAGVSPAAPYRHFRDRDDLLAAVAADGFERFTKALEAGWNEGRPSPAEAYERLGRAYLAFAREHPADYVAMFESGLRNEAFPALDQASQRAFGVLREAADVLVASMPAGVRPPALMVALHTWALAHGVASLFGRADGARRKLPMEPDDLLEAAFLVYLKGLGAEG; this is encoded by the coding sequence ATGAGCTGGTCCCGGAACGGCGGAGAATCGCGCGGCTACCATCACGGCAACCTTCGGGAAGCCTTGATGAAGGCGGCGCTTGAGCTGATCGCGGAGAAGGGCACCGCCGGCGCCACTTTCGCCGAGGCGGCGCGCCGCGCTGGCGTCTCTCCGGCCGCGCCGTACCGGCATTTCCGCGACCGCGACGATCTGCTGGCGGCGGTGGCGGCTGACGGTTTCGAGCGTTTCACCAAGGCGCTGGAAGCGGGCTGGAACGAGGGGCGCCCGAGCCCGGCGGAAGCCTATGAGCGCCTCGGCCGCGCCTATCTCGCCTTTGCCCGCGAGCATCCCGCCGACTATGTCGCCATGTTCGAATCAGGCCTGCGCAACGAGGCCTTTCCGGCGCTGGATCAGGCCAGCCAGCGCGCTTTCGGCGTGCTGCGCGAGGCGGCGGATGTGCTGGTCGCCTCCATGCCGGCCGGGGTGCGCCCGCCGGCGCTGATGGTGGCGCTGCACACCTGGGCGCTGGCGCATGGCGTGGCCTCGCTGTTCGGCCGGGCCGACGGCGCCCGCCGCAAGCTGCCGATGGAACCGGACGATCTGCTGGAAGCGGCCTTCCTCGTCTATCTCAAGGGCCTCGGCGCGGAGGGCTGA
- the ruvB gene encoding Holliday junction branch migration DNA helicase RuvB — protein MNAKRLVAPDKREEDLAEASLRPQNLAEFVGQEQARANLDIFIKAAKARGEALDHVLFVGPPGLGKTTLAQIVARELGVGFRSTSGPVIAKAGDLAALLTNLEERDVLFIDEIHRLNPAVEEILYPAMEDYELDLIIGEGPAARSVKISLSKFTLVGATTRSGLLTTPLRDRFGIPIRLNFYTVEELELVVTRGARVMGIPIAKDGAREIARRARGTPRIAGRLLRRVRDFTLVAGKEIIDRAAADHALRALEVDGLGLDQMDRRYLTVVAMNYGGGPVGVETIAAALSEPRDAIEEIIEPYLVQQGFLQRTPRGRVLTAHAFKHLGLAAPASVNQMPLFDEGGE, from the coding sequence ATGAACGCAAAGCGCCTCGTTGCCCCCGACAAGCGCGAGGAAGATCTCGCCGAGGCGTCGCTGCGGCCGCAGAACCTCGCCGAGTTCGTCGGGCAGGAGCAGGCGCGGGCCAATCTCGACATCTTCATCAAGGCCGCCAAGGCGCGCGGCGAGGCGCTGGACCATGTGCTGTTCGTCGGCCCGCCGGGGCTGGGTAAGACCACGCTGGCGCAAATCGTGGCGCGCGAACTCGGCGTCGGTTTCCGCTCCACCTCCGGCCCGGTCATCGCCAAGGCCGGCGATCTCGCGGCGCTGCTGACCAATCTCGAAGAACGCGATGTGCTGTTCATCGACGAGATTCACCGTCTCAACCCGGCGGTGGAGGAAATCCTCTATCCCGCCATGGAGGATTATGAGCTCGACCTGATCATCGGCGAGGGGCCGGCCGCGCGCTCGGTGAAAATCTCGCTGTCGAAATTCACCTTGGTGGGGGCGACCACACGCTCCGGCCTGCTCACCACGCCGCTGCGCGACCGCTTCGGCATCCCGATCCGGCTGAATTTCTACACCGTCGAAGAACTGGAACTGGTGGTCACGCGCGGCGCGCGGGTGATGGGCATCCCCATCGCGAAGGATGGCGCCCGCGAGATCGCCCGCCGGGCGCGCGGCACGCCGCGCATCGCCGGCCGGCTGCTGCGCCGGGTGCGCGACTTCACCCTGGTGGCGGGCAAGGAGATCATCGACCGCGCCGCTGCCGACCACGCGCTGCGGGCGCTGGAGGTGGACGGGCTCGGCCTCGACCAGATGGACCGGCGTTACCTCACCGTGGTGGCGATGAATTATGGCGGCGGGCCGGTGGGGGTGGAAACCATCGCCGCCGCGCTGTCCGAGCCGCGCGACGCCATCGAGGAAATCATCGAGCCCTATCTGGTGCAGCAGGGCTTTCTCCAACGCACCCCGCGCGGGCGCGTGCTGACCGCCCATGCCTTCAAGCATCTCGGCCTCGCCGCGCCCGCGAGCGTCAACCAGATGCCGCTGTTCGACGAGGGCGGCGAATAA